One window of Amaranthus tricolor cultivar Red isolate AtriRed21 chromosome 13, ASM2621246v1, whole genome shotgun sequence genomic DNA carries:
- the LOC130798274 gene encoding tRNase Z TRZ1: MSTELIKKKRGIEVQGYTIEGLSIGGQETCVIFPGLKLAFDIGRCPQRAISQDFLFISHGHMDHIGGLPMYVATRGLFSMKPPTIFVPKEIKREVEKLFDVHRVMDQSELKHNLVGLDVGEEFYLRKDLKVKAFKTYHVIPSQGYVVYSVKQKLKQEYIGLHGNEIKALKLSGVEITTTTTSPEVAFTGDTMADFIIDPTNVDVLRAKILVMECTFLDNAVAVEHARDYGHTHLAEVIKYADMFQNKAILLIHFSARYQVNEIEEAISRLPVTFSGRVFALTEGF; this comes from the exons ATGTCGACGGAATTGATAAAGAAGAAAAGAGGAATAGAGGTACAAGGTTATACAATTGAAGGGTTATCAATTGGTGGGCAGGAAACCTGCGTTATCTTCCCTGGTCTCAAGCTCGCTTTCGATATCGGAAGGTGCCCTCAACGTGCCATCTCCCAAGATTTCCTCTTTATCTCTCATGGTCATATGGATCACATT GGTGGACTACCAATGTATGTCGCAACTCGGGGTTTATTCTCCATGAAGCCTCCTACAATTTTTGTAcctaaagaaataaaaagagaagtGGAAAAGCTTTTTGATGTACACAGAGTAATGGACCAATCTGAACTGAAGCATAACTTAGTTGGTCTAGACGTGG GAGAAGAATTCTATCTTAGGAAAGACCTCAAAGTAAAAGCATTTAAGACATATCATGTTATTCCCAGTCAG GGATATGTTGTTTACTCAGTTAAACAGAAGCTTAAGCAGGAGTACATTGGCCTCCATGGGAATGAGATCAAGGCTTTGAAGTTATCAGGTGTGGAG ATTACTACTACAACTACATCACCTGAAGTGGCATTTACTGGAGACACAATGGCCGACTTCATTATTGACCCAACTAATGTTGATGTGCTTAGGGCCAAGATTCTTGTAATGGAG TGCACCTTCTTAGATAACGCAGTTGCAGTGGAGCATGCAAGAGATTATGGACATACACACCTTGCTGAG GTTATTAAATATGCTGATATGTTTCAGAATAAAGCAATTCTGTTGATCCACTTTTCAGCAAGATACCAAGTCAAT GAAATTGAAGAAGCCATATCAAGATTGCCCGTAACATTTTCTGGTCGAGTTTTCGCTCTTACCGAAGgattttga